DNA from Doryrhamphus excisus isolate RoL2022-K1 chromosome 19, RoL_Dexc_1.0, whole genome shotgun sequence:
aacaacaatattgcatttttctaAGTAAAGATTACAAAAAAAGTACTGTTTTCAGCTCTTGAATTGGCTCTAATGTATCAGGTGACCTTTTCCCAATTTTCAACAAAGCAACATAGAGCCTTTGATTGGgcagatttcaaaataaaaggtcACAGTggttaataatcataataataatctctgatagagatatttcatattttgcagcTGCCAGTCATAAACGTCAAGATAGCAGCAATCTGAGTGTTCTGTGACGTGGTCAATAAAACCCAGGAATGTCGGCAGCATGTGCCTTCACCATCCGATCCGCACGTCGGTCACACTGGTTACATACTTAGGGCGGCCAGGGGTCATATAGGGTTGGTGAAGGAGGAGCAGCGTAAGAAGAATTAATAATCGCTCTACTTaaggtaaacaggaagtgcgaTGCAAGTTGAAATCATAGTTTACTGCATATCATGCCTTAATCGACATTTATGGTGGCATGCAGGTACACGACATTccgtttccttttttttttttttttttttttacaggcagTCGTCGCCCTATTAGCTCTAACAATAAATTCATCTAAACTTTGTGTTGCGCAAGAAACCAAAGACAGCACACCTTGAGACACGAGAATAAAAGTGTGCCGCATAGATGAGCATGCATACAAGGGGCTCAGGTTCACCCACCGTGCAAGCTATACAGCCAGCACGTAAGCAAAAGGAATCGTGACACACGGCAGGAGTTATGTCAGCAATGTGAAAAGGTGCTGAAAGCAAAAACGAGGGCTCGGCCAAATGAGCTGGTCAGGTCACATGCACCGTGTGAACCCTTCATGTTGCAAGTCTTTGTGATGCAGCGTATGGACAATTAGTTGCCAAGTCAAAGTGGATCAAACATCATCAATCACACATGGGATTGTCAATCCCTTACACGTGTGGACCAAATTTTGTATCGAGTCGTCAAAACACCCTAAATGTGGATGTGTCCGACTTACGGGTGGTGTTATGTGGAAAATAATAGCACACACAACACAGTCAGAGTGCAAGTTTGGACTAATTTTCACCCTTTTGCGTGCAGTCGTTTAGGAGTAGAAGATTTAACTCAAACAGGTGCTGTATGTTGTCATGATGATGCTGGGAAATGACaatgctgccatcttgtggtaaCAATTCCCAAATATCAGCCTGGGACTCGACTGTAAAGCCTGGTTCACAACCGGATATGCAATTTTATGGCCGTGTGATTTGTGGAGATGCCCAAATCTGCTGCAATTTTTGTGGCAAAGGAGTAAGATCTCTTTCACCTTTTCTCTTTGTGCATAAACTATACAAACAGGACAAAATAATACATCtgaagtatcaaaagtatcagtattttgatttgagaatggACCTTAGAGCATGAGGAGCTGGTATCGGAGGTattgatatttcagtatcgatccGTACGACAGGGCAATGACTTACTCAACACGCATGGTGGACGTATATGAAATATTTGACCGTTCACGCATGGCTCATGATACACAAATGGAGTCCGCAAGTGTGACgcacaaaaaaatgtgcatcTTTGCCAtactttggtcattttaagcattaggGGAACTGTAACCTTTGATAATAATGTTCAGTTTCAATTAGTTTAGTAGTCAAGGGTCTTTGTGATTTACCTTCCCAGAGCAGCAGGCTCTGAGGGGCCACCGAGGGCCAGATGACGAGGCTGTTGGCCTCGTACAGCGGGTTGGTCAGGCGCTCCAGCTCCTGGGGACGGTTCACCCAAGACCACAGTGAGACAGTCTTTTCAGGCACGGACAATTTGGACCTGTAGGGGGTGGGACAAAAACATCACCTAAACGGAGTTGAAATGTTCAAATAAACAGTGAGGTCAAATGCTTACTGCTATGCTATTACATATAAGACCAAATATACTGTCAGAGCTGGATCAAAATGAGCTCAGTTTTAATTGATAGTGAGAAAAGGTATCCATAACaactgtggttgtagtttgcagagGTCTCCAGCTGCACTGCATTATACATACcacaaaatgttcaaaatgagTACAGCTCCCCCTTGTAAACATATTGCTAAATTAATACCCAAAAGCAATGTTATCTTTGTAAAGTGAGAGTTGATGATACATctcttgtattggatgacaCTAGACTTGATTGTACCTAATATTGCGGTCACTGATTTACCTCTCTGCGGCGCTGTTGCCCAGAAAAGTGCCAAACTGCGAAGCGTAGGCATGCTCAAAAAGCAGCACCAGGAAGCTCTCGCTGAACTCAAAGGAGCATGGGAACTGCCGGAGTATCTGCCACACGCAGTCCAAGAAGAGCAGGAAGACGGGAGCCTCCTGGCGAGGTTTGCCGCTAGAGTAGGCCGACTGGGCGCAGCGCTGCTGGAACGGGTGACCCGCCTTGATGGACAAAGAAAGAGGCAAGGGTTGCTTTCTGTATTCCTTTAAAAGAACAGGTTTACTAGGCTTACTTGGAGCCACTCTCGCTCCACCAAGCTCTGGAAGCCTCTGATGGTCCTGCAGACTGGGTCCAGAATGATCTGAGCCAAGGAGGTGACCTGCAGCGTGGAGTCTGTTCCTTCTGTGCCGTGCACAAGCACTGAAGCTCCCTCCCTGAGACACAACATGTTCAATTAATACTGGGAGACCTTTCAAAGGGTCTCACTCACAATCAGTTCCAACCTATCGATGCACTGGGCCGCCAGGCAAGCCGTGGTTAGGATCTCCTTGACATGAGCCAGCCAGTTGGACGCCTCCAGCTTGCTGAGCCAGCGGTCCATGTTGTGGGACTGGTCGTTGCATGCTTCTACCAGCTTGATGAGGCTCTCTTGCAGCACGTTGGACCTTGTTGacaacaaattttaaaaaattgtttatgtGCAACCTTCTATTTCAGTATTAAAGTTTGGTCCACCTTTCAATGGCCTTGTGGATCCTCCTCCACTGGGGGTAATTTGCCTCAGACTCAAAGCCTCCCCCTTTAGCTTTGGCCTGCTGAGCCACGTTGATGGCACGCGTATCTATAATGTAGCCGCGTTTGCCCGGCCTCAGGGTGGCGTTGATGAGCTTCTCGTCTTCCTTGCATCGCCGCCCGTTGGTGCCCGTCAAAGGCTGAGCTGCTCGCATCATCACCTGACGACACACAAGAGATGTCACGCTGTCTGCGGCCATCAAAGCCGAGTCAACACACACGCTCACCATTCCGTTCTTCTTATGGTAATAGCTGAGCACGGGGAAGCGGCCGGCGTGACGGAAGGTTGCTACTTTCCTCAGGGCGTCGTCGTCGATACCTTTGGGCACGGCAACGAGTGGAGGGTAGGAGGGGCACACGCTGAAGTCCTTGTTGACTTCACTCAGCCGCCATTCATCTGTCTGAGAGATGAAACGTGTCAGGCTGCTATTAAAGGCTAGTTCATTTGTTATTTAGCAGAATTACGCCAAAACTACACATATACAATCCCATAAAACCTTACAGTGGGGTAGGAGGGGGTAGGTGGGGTAAGGAAGACTCTTCACTATCTGAGTTCTCAATGCAGTTTGTtgctttaaggcaggggtgttcaaagtgcagccatttgtggcctgtggcacattctaaaaacagaattataataatatataacaaaaacaaaataataaatatttattttttgcctttCCATTCGTCAGAATGTGTCTCAGTAGAAACAGTTGGGGCACCCTTGCTGTGAGGTTTTATAGTGCTTACATACCATAGACTCTAGGTCTTTAAAGGCATCTTGAGGTCTGAAACAATTCCATCCATCGTCTACGACCTCGAACATGGGCCGGTAGAAGAAAGGGTACATGAGGGA
Protein-coding regions in this window:
- the mtmr9 gene encoding myotubularin-related protein 9 isoform X1, yielding MPLGTHLLQGVVMEFAELIKTPRVDGVVLHRPFMPTVEGTLCLTGHHLILSSRQDNTEELWLLHANIDSIEKRFVGSLGRIIVKCKDLRVIQLDIPGMEECLNIVSSTEALSTLDSVSLMYPFFYRPMFEVVDDGWNCFRPQDAFKDLESMTDEWRLSEVNKDFSVCPSYPPLVAVPKGIDDDALRKVATFRHAGRFPVLSYYHKKNGMVMMRAAQPLTGTNGRRCKEDEKLINATLRPGKRGYIIDTRAINVAQQAKAKGGGFESEANYPQWRRIHKAIERSNVLQESLIKLVEACNDQSHNMDRWLSKLEASNWLAHVKEILTTACLAAQCIDREGASVLVHGTEGTDSTLQVTSLAQIILDPVCRTIRGFQSLVEREWLQAGHPFQQRCAQSAYSSGKPRQEAPVFLLFLDCVWQILRQFPCSFEFSESFLVLLFEHAYASQFGTFLGNSAAERSKLSVPEKTVSLWSWVNRPQELERLTNPLYEANSLVIWPSVAPQSLLLWEGVFLRWNRSSKCLDEAYEEMVHIIEYNKELQNRVNLLRRQLAQLETEDPLLQTP
- the mtmr9 gene encoding myotubularin-related protein 9 isoform X2 — translated: MEFAELIKTPRVDGVVLHRPFMPTVEGTLCLTGHHLILSSRQDNTEELWLLHANIDSIEKRFVGSLGRIIVKCKDLRVIQLDIPGMEECLNIVSSTEALSTLDSVSLMYPFFYRPMFEVVDDGWNCFRPQDAFKDLESMTDEWRLSEVNKDFSVCPSYPPLVAVPKGIDDDALRKVATFRHAGRFPVLSYYHKKNGMVMMRAAQPLTGTNGRRCKEDEKLINATLRPGKRGYIIDTRAINVAQQAKAKGGGFESEANYPQWRRIHKAIERSNVLQESLIKLVEACNDQSHNMDRWLSKLEASNWLAHVKEILTTACLAAQCIDREGASVLVHGTEGTDSTLQVTSLAQIILDPVCRTIRGFQSLVEREWLQAGHPFQQRCAQSAYSSGKPRQEAPVFLLFLDCVWQILRQFPCSFEFSESFLVLLFEHAYASQFGTFLGNSAAERSKLSVPEKTVSLWSWVNRPQELERLTNPLYEANSLVIWPSVAPQSLLLWEGVFLRWNRSSKCLDEAYEEMVHIIEYNKELQNRVNLLRRQLAQLETEDPLLQTP